AAGCCCGTGTCCAATAGGACACGAGCTTTTCTGTTATTTTACCACCACATTTTCCTCTCCCAAAGTCTCACGGGCCTCCTGAATCAGCGCCCGGTGCAACAGGACCTGCGTGGCAAAGACCTTACGGGTGTCCGCCATCACCATTTTGACCTGGGAGGTACCAGGAAACATGGAAAACACCAGCTTCATATGCCGCATGGAAGGATGGTCCAGGCTGGGAAATTTCAGAAACAGCGTCTCACCCTGCACCAGCTTCTCACCGGCCTCCTGAATAGGCGGGATGCTGCCGCTGACAGTGGAGAGGAGATACGCGGAGTCGCACATGATCTGCGGGGACTTCTCGTCCCGGACGGAGAGTTTTCCCCTCACCACCACCGCCTGATTCTCCTTCAGATACGCGCCGCAGGTGTCCAGTACCTTGGAAAAGCACAGCAGTTCGATAGCTGCGGTATCGTCCTCTACCATGACGTAGGCCATGAGGGAGTTATTTTTCGTGGTCTTGGTCTTGCTGGAAGACACCACGCCGCAGATGGTGATCCTCTGACCATCGGCAAAGCGGGTGGGGCCTCCCTCCTGGGAAAAATCTTCCAGGATGGAGCCGATGGTGGGTGCTCCCAGCTTGTGCACTGCGTCCCGATACTGATCCATGGGATGGCCGGAGAGATAGAGTCCCGTAGTGGCCTTTTCCATCAGCATCAGCTCCTGGACGGAGAACTCCGGAATATCCGGCAGCGGTGTCTCCTTTTCTGCGCTGCTTTGGGTGCCAGCAGCCATGGAAAAGAAGTCCATCTGTCCCTCTACATTGTCTCGCCGCACTGCCGCGACGGAATCCATGACCTTCTCATATACCTGGATCAGCTGGGACCGGCGGCCTCCCAGAGAGTCAAAGGCTCCGGAGCGGATCAGGTTCTCCACCGCCCGCTTGTTCATGTCGCTGCCCTGCATCCGCTGGCAGAAGTCATTCAAAGAGGCGAAGGGGCGCTCTTCCCGCTGGCGCATCACGGCCTGGATAAAGCCTCGGCCGATATTCTTAATCGCCACCAGGCCAAAGCGGATGCCGCCTTCTTCCACAGTAAAGCGGTCGGCGGAGCGGTTGATGTCCGGCGGCAGCAGATCAATACCGCACTCCTTGCACTCATTGATATAGCCCGCCACCTTGTCGGAGTTATCCAAGACGCTGGTCAGCAGCGCCGCCATATACTCCTTGGTAAAGTGACACTTAAAATACGCCGTCTGGTAGGCTACCACCGCATAGGCCACTGCGTGGGCCTTGTTGAAGGCGTAATTGGCAAAATCGTAGATCTCCTGATAAATGGCTTCCGCCGTGGCCTCCGGAATTCCATTGGCCACGCACCCGGCGATCTTTCGCTCCCGATCTCCGTGGATGAAGGCATCCTTCTCCCGCTGGATTTGGGCGGCCTTTTTCTTGGAGATGGCCCGCCGCACCATATCTGCCTGCCCCAGAGAGTAGCCGCCCAGCTGCTGGAAGATTTGAATCACCTGCTCCTGGTAAACGATGCAGCCATAGGTGACGGAGAGAATTGGCTCCAGAGACGGATGGCGGTATCTGATCAGTGAGGAATTGTGCTTACAGGCGATAAAGCGGGGGATCGAGTCCATAGGACCCGGTCGGTAAAGGGCGATGATTGCGGTGATATCCTCAATATTTTGGGGCTTAAGACCCACACACACACCTGTCATACCGGTAGACTCCATCTGGAACACGCCAGAGGTCTTGCCGGCCGAGATCATCTCAAAGGTATCCCGGTCGTCCTCCGGGATATCCTTCAGAGAGAAGTCCGGCTGCCGCTCCTGTACCATCTTCACGGCATCGTCCAGCACCGTCAGGTTTCTTAAGCCCAGAAAGTCCATTTTGAGAAGCCCCAGCTCCTCCAGCGTTGTCATGACATACTGGCAAACCACCGTATCATCGTTTTTTGAGAGGGGCACATACTCTACCACCGGATTCTTGGTGATGACCACACCGGCAGCGTGGGTGGAGGCGTGGCGGGGCATCCCCTCCAAAGCCTTGGCAGTGTCGATGAGCCGCCGGACCTGAGGATCGGTGTCATAGGCGTCGCTGAGGGGCTTGGAGAGCCGCAGTGCGTCATCCAAGGTGATATGGAGGGCACCGGGGCCGGCGGGTACCTGCTTGGCGATCACATCCACATCCGCATAGGGGATGTTCATCACCCGGCCCACGTCCCGGATCACACCCCGCGCCGCCATGGTGCCAAAGGTCACGATATGGGCCACATGGTCGTCGCCGTACTTTCTGCGGACATACTCAAAGACCTCGTCCCGCCGGGTATCTCCGAAGTCCATGTCAATATCCGGCATGCTGACCCGCTCCGGGTTCAAAAAACGCTCGAAATAGAGGCTGTACTTCATGGGGTCAATGTCCGTGATCCCCAAACAGTAGCTGACCATGGACCCCGCCGCACTGCCCCGCCCGGGCCCTACGGGGATGTCCACGCTCTTGGCGTAACGGACAAAATCCGAGACGATGAGAAAGTAGTCTGTAAAGCCCATCTTCTCAATCATCTCCTGCTCATAGTGAAGCTGGCCCCGATACTGATCGTTCCCACCGTAGCGGGCCTGATACCCTTCGTCGCAAAGCTTTTTCAGGTAGGAAAAGCTGTCATAGCCCGGAGGCAGCTGGAACTCCGGCAGGTGATACTTTCCGAAGGTAAATTCCAGATGGCACATATCCGCGATCTTCTGGGTATTTTCCAGCGCGCCCTCATAGACATGGAAAAGGGCGGCCATCTCCGCCTCGCTGCGCAGGTAGAAGTTCCGAGGCTCATAGCGCATCCGGTTCTCATCGTCCAGCGTCTTGCCGGTCTGGATGCACAGCAGCACATCGTGGGCCTCCGCGTCCTCCTTGCGGAGATAGTGTGCGTCGTTCGTGCATACCATGGGCAGCCCCGTCTCCTGGTGAATGCGCAGCACTCCTTGGTTGACTGCCTGCTGATCCTGGATGCCATGGTCCTGGAGCTCCAGGTAGAACCGCTCTGGCCCAAAGATCTCGGCCAGTTCCAGCGCATACTGCTTGGCGTTTTCATATTCTCCGTTCCGCAGCCGCCGTGGAATCTCCCCTGCGAGGCACGCAGAGAGGGCGATCAGCCCTGCGCTGTGTTCTCGCAGCAGCTCCAAATCAATCCGGGGGCGGATATAGAACCCCTCCGTCCATCCCGCTGAGACCAGGTAAGAGAGATTCCGGTACCCCTCCTCATTTTCGCACAGCAGCACCAGATGGCGGCTCTCCGCGTCAAACTCATGGATTTTATCAAACCGGGAACGGCCCTGGGGCGTCACGTACACCTCGCAGCCGATGATGGGTTTGATTCCCTCTGCCTGGCAGGCGCGGTAGAAATCAATCGCGCCGTACATCACACCGTGGTCTGTGACCGCGCAGGCGGTCTGCCCCATCTCCTTGACGATCTTCGGCAAATCCCGGATGCGGCAGGCTCCGTCCAAGAGGCTATATTCTGTATGGACATGCAAATGGACAAAAGACATGGGCATTACTCCTCCTTGAGCGCTTCCCCGCAGTACGGGCAATACCGGGGCACTCCCGGCAGACGGCCAACGGTCAGCCCGCCTCCGCAGTGGGGACAGCGGATGGCCTGGGAGCCATAGATCAGGCCGCCAATCATTCCAAGAATCCCCGCCCCACCCAACATATACAGGACTGGCGGCGCAAGCCGCCCAAACAGCATGGCCAGAACCATACAGACGATTCCGCCGAAATAGGCGATTCGGAATGTAGTCATCGCCCGGTGGAGGGACCCTTTCTCTTGTTTCATCGCATCCTCTCTTTCTGACCGCTATCATTGCTGTATCCGCATTACAGTCTTTCACCGCAGTTGGGACAAAATCCCGGCAGGTGCATGGGAATCCGACTACCCAGACATAGGGACTTCCCGCAGCATGGGTACCGGGTAAAAGCAAAAATCATCCGCATACCCAAGAGCCCTCAAGACGCGCATGGAACAGCGGTTGCAACTTCGCCTCCCACTGAGGCGGCCGCCCAAGCCGCCAGGAGCAGGACAAGCCCGCCGTAAAACAGGATGTGAACCAGCTCCGGCACCTGGTGGCAATCCATCCGTTTCTGATTCCTAGCGACACCGCTCCCCAGTCTTCCCTCAGGTTTGATTGGAGACCTTTTTTGCCCGGAGATTCACCAGTGCCTTCACATCTGCCAAGACCTCCGGCGAGGTGACATCCAGCATCAGCCAGCGGCCCATCCGTGAGGCAGCTGTATGCTGGTAGACCTCTCTGGTATATGCCGTGCAAGCCAGCAAGACCAGCTGGGCGGCATTCTCCTCCCGCGCGCCGATGGAAACCATGGCGGTCACATATCCACGCCGCATATAAACGGTGCAGAGGGACCTGCCGCCCTGTTTGAATTTGACATTCCATCCAGGCTCCATCCCACAGCGGCTATACTCCACACGTGAGGCAGCATGGAGCTCCTTCTCCAGATACGCCCGCAGCTCCATCCAAAGAGGGCTCGCCACATAGAGGTCCACCTCTTCCCGCAGAGGCTCAGACGTCTGAGGATAAAGCGTCACCCACTCTGTCATTCCCGTTCCTCCGCAAGCATTTGCTCCACAAGCTCCACTGCAGTGACAATCATATTGTCACAGTGGGCTGTCACGCCCAGGCAAGCCGAGGCGGAGTTCCTTTCTGTAACGCCAGGACGGGCCTTCAGCAGCTCTCCGCATCGGGTCAGGCCAAAAACCGCCTCGAACCGGCTTCGAAACTCCTTGGCCACAGCATAGATTCGCCGCTTTCCCTCTTTGTCTGCACTATCCGTGTGAGGCGTCAAAAGACCTAACACCAGCACGCCGCCGCTGACGGCGCCACACAGCTCCGCGTGACTTCCGCCCACGCCGCCGCCAAAACCGCCTGCCATGGCCATGGCCTGTTTTTCGTCCATCCCCAGCAGGTCCTGAAAGGCACCCACTACGGACTGTGCACAGTTGAACCCGTCCTGATGATACTGATAGGCCGCAGCACAGCGGCTCAGGCATTTTTCCTCCACAGTAACCCCTCCACCTATAGATGTATTTTATCTGACAAGTATTTTTACATCACAGTAATTCACAAAGTTTTTGCCAGCTCCTGGATTTTCCGCAGCCGGTGGTTTAGACAGGACTTGGTCACTGGCGGGTCAAAGGCCGCTGCCAGCTCACTCAAGCTCAGCTCTGGATATTCCAGCCGGAGCGCCGCCGTCTTTTTGAGCTTGTCCGGAAGCTTGTCTAATAAATCAGCGGACCGGAGCCTCCGGATAGCCTCCAGCTGCTCCTGCGCGGCCTCCACTGCCTTGTCTAAATTCGCACTGTCACAGTTTAGCCGCCTGTTGACGCTATTGCGCAAATCCTTTTCCAGCTTGGCGGACATCAGATGCATAGCAGCCACCGGGGCGCCAATCAAGGTGAGAAAGTCCTCAATCTGGTCGCTCTGCTTGAAGTAGGTAATGAAGCTGCCATTGCGAGAGAGTCCCTTTGGCGGATATCCACACTCCCGCAGCAGCACCTCCAACTCCCTGCTGGCCTGCAAATGAGAGGTATTGAGCTCCAAATGGTACCGCTTCAAAGGGTCCGTCAGGCTGCCGCCGGCAAAAAAGGCCCCTCGGAGAAAAGACGCTCGACAGCACTCCTCCTCCAGCAGTCCAAAGTTGATGTGGAGGACCAGATTTTGCCGGGGGTCATAGCCCAACAGATTGATGATATGGTCCAGCTTCCGGCTGTCCGTGATTTGAAACACCATCTTCCCCGCTGCCTCCGGCTCTGGGAGACGGTCAAACTGCACATTGAAGGCTCGCTGGAAGAGCTTTGGAAGACGCGCGGCAAAATTGGGGTTTTCTGTAATAATCCGGACCTCCGAGGAACTGAAAGTATTGCAATAGAGCAAAATGCCATAGGCCTCCGCTCTGGCGCAGCAGAGCTTTTGCACTGGAAGCCGGCACAGCTCATTTTTGGTATCAAAGGAAAAGGACATGGCTCCCCTCCCGGCCGCTCAGACCGGTTCCTCCTATTTTTGATGTTCCATCCGATAGGCGTCCGCTCGGTCACGGGCACCGCTGCCGGCGATGCGGACACTGCGCTCGGCGTGGAGCAGAATCAGTTCTCTGGCCAGTGCATCCGGATGGTGTCGAACATATCCATCCTCTACCACCGCCATAGGGCGGCGCACCACCTCCACCCCCAGAGCAGCACAGGTCCGGACGTCGCACTGCAGCGGCTCCGCGCCCTCCGAGGCATAGCGGGCAGCCACCTCCCGCGGGATCGGGGAGGAATTGGCAAGGCATACCTGAAAAAGGCCTGGCGCCGCATGCTGAAAAAGCGCCTGGATATGGTCGGAGACGGTATATCCTTCCGTCTCCCCCTCCTGGGTCATGACATTGCATACGTAAATCTTGAGTGCATGAGACGCCTGAATTGCCTGCACAATCCCATCCACCAGCAGATTGGGGATGATGCTGGTATAGAGGCTCCCAGGGCCCAACAGCAATACATCCGCATCCCGGATGGCTGTCAAAGCCTCCGGCAGCGCCCGGGGGTGCTCCGGCACCAGACGCACTCGGGTAATCCGGCAGTCCTCCCGTTTTTTACAATAAAAAATTTTGGACTCCCCCACCACGGAGGCGCCGTTTTCAAAAAACGCCTTCAGCTGGACATCCGCCGTTGTCACCGGCAGTACCCGGCCTGTGATGGCCAGAACCTCGCTCATTCGGGCCACTGCCGCATCAAAGGAGGGAGAAATCCCATTGAGGGCTGCCAGAAACAAATTTCCAAAGCTCTGTCCAGCTAAGGACCCCTCGGTGAAGCGATAGTGCATCAGCTCTCGCATCAGCGGCTCAGTGTTGGCCAACGCCTCCATGCAGCTGCGCAGATCACCGGGAGGCGGCATCCCCAGGTCCTGACGCAGCATGCCGCTGCCGCCGCCGTCGTCCGCCACCGTCACGATGGCGGATAGATTTTCCGTATATCGCTTCAAGCCCCGCAGCATGTTGGAAAGGCCGTGGCCACCGCCAATGGCGACGATCCGCGGCCCCTGCTCCCGCGGAGTATGGTAGAGCTGATTCATGACATGCCTCTTTTCTCAACCGCGGGCGATGTCTCGATGGGTTTCCGCCACAGGACAGCCACAGTGGCTCCGCAAAAATTCCGCTAGAGCATGTGTCACCGCAACCGAGCGGTGCCGTCCGCCTGTACAGCCCACTGCGATGACCAGCGCCGTCTTCCCCTCTTCTGCATACAAAGGCAGGGAAAACGTCAACAGGTCCTGCAGCTTCACCAGATATTCCTTCGTCTGCTGAAAGCTGAACACATAGCCGGCCACCGCCCTCTCCAGTCCCGTCCGTGGGCGCAGCTCCTCGATGTAAAAAGGATTTGGCATAAACCGCACGTCAAACACCAGGTCCGCCTCCATAGGCAGGCCATATTTAAATCCAAAAGAAACTACCTGGACCGCCATGCTGCCCTGCTCCGTCTCGCTTCCAAACTCGTGCAGAAGCCTCGCTCGCAGCTGGGCGGTGCTGGTATGAGAGGTGTCGATCACCACATCTGCCCGGGCCTTCAGGGGCTCCATCAGTACCCGTTCCTGGCGAACCGCCTCTTCCAGCGAGTCTGTCCTGCCCAGCAGAGGATGGCGGCGCCGGGTCTCCTTATAACGCTGAATGACCACCTCCGGCGAGGCCTCCAGAAACAGCATCCTGCACTCGCACTCCATGGTCTTGAGCTGGTCCAGCACGTCAAAAAGCTCGGTAAAGGAGGTGGCGGTGCGCACGTCGTATACCAAGGCCACCCGGTCATATCGTCCGCCACCTCCCGCGCAGAACTCCGCGAATTTTAAAATCATGGCGGCTGGCATATTGTCTACAATATAGAATCCCATGTCCTCCAAAAAGGAGGCAGCCTTGCTCTTGCCGCCTCCGGAAAGACCGGAGATAATCAGAATTTCCATGTTGTCCCCTCTCTCAGGAGCGAATGATCTTAACCTCCGGCTCCATATGGACGCCGGTCCTCTCCAGGACACAATGCTGGATCTGACAGATCAGCTCTGTGACATCTGCGAAGGTGGCGCCGCCCCGGTTCACAACGAATCCAGCGTGCTTCTCACTGACCTGAGCGCCGCCCACAGTCAGTCCCTTAAGGCCGCACTGCTCAATCAGGGTGCCGGCATAGTGGCCCTCCGGCCTCTTGAAGGTGCTGCCGGCGCTGGGAAGCTCCAAAGGCTGGCTGGCCCTGCGGCGCTCCATCAGCTGCCGCATGGTCTCCCGGATCGCCTCCGGCTCTCCAGGTGCCAGGCGAAACACCGCATAGAGCACTACCGCCTCCGGCTGGTCTGTGAGAAGACTGTGACGGTAGCCAAAAGCCATCTTTTCCGCCGTCAGAAACCGGACCCCTTCCTGTGGGAAAAACACTGCCGCCTCCTGGATCACCTGCTTCATCTCGCCGCCATAGGCCCCGGCGTTCATACACACCGCTCCGCCCACTGTGCCGGGAATACCATGGGCAAACTCCAGTCCCGTCAGCCCCTGTCTACAGGCAAAATCCGCCACCCGCGCCAGTGTCGCACCGGCCTCTGCCATGACTGTGGACGGCTGCTCTCCGGGGCCGGTCCGGTTCAGAGCACTGGAGGTATCAATCACCAGCCGATCCAGTCCTTGATCCGCAACCAGCAGATTCGTCCCATTTCCAATGATCAGAGGCCGCGCACCACAGGCAAGTGCATAATCCAGCAGCAGCACCAGCTGCTCCCTCCGCTCCGGCAGTGCCATCCGTTTGGCTGGACCGCCAATGCGAAACGAGGTATGGCGGCTCATGGGCTCATTGCAAAGAATCCGCAGGTCCGGCAGGTATTCCGCCGTCCAGTTGTCAAATTCTGTCTCCCAGGACATGGAAAGACCTCCTCAAAAAAGTCAAATGGCACGCTGCAGCAGCGCGGCGCCTAAGATGCCTGCGTCATTCCCCAACTCCGCCCGCAGCACTTGGGTGGACCGGCCGCCATGGCGGGCATAGCTCTCCCGATTCACCAGCTCCCGTAGGGGCTCCAGCAGCAGTGCATCCGGTGCGCCGGCCACACCGCCGCCAATGGCCACCACCTCTGGGCGCAGCATGTTCACCAGGCTGATCACCCCGTCTGCCAAAAAACGTACATACGTCTGACACACCATAAGAGCCGTCTCATCCCCGGCCTCCGCTGCCTGGAAGACCGTCTTGCCCTCCACGCCGTTCTGGGCCGCCAGCTCATGAAGCAGGCTCTTCGGATGAGCGGCCATGGCCGCCTTGGTCTCACGGATCAGCGCCGTGGCGGACGCATATTGCTCCCAGCATCCCCGCCGGCCACAGTTGCACAGCTCCCCATCCTGGCAGATGGTGATATGTCCTCCCTCGCTGGATGCGACACCGCCCCGCAGTCTGCCGCCCAAAACCAATCCGCATCCAATGCCGGTGCCCAGCGTTACCACCGCCAGATCTTGACAGCCACGGCCCGCGCCGCAAAAAAACTCGCCCACAGCAGCACAGTCCGCATCATTGCCCAGCAGCAGCGGCACATCGAAATGCTGTCGGAACAGCTTGACAATCGGGACATTCTGCATGGGAATATTGGTGATAAAGAGGATCGTGTCATGGGAAACTGCTCCTGGGAGCCCCATACCTACACAGGCAATCTCCTCCGGGCCAACGGAGCCCTTGCGGGCCACCGCCGCCGCCAGATGCGCCGTCGCCGCCGCGAACTGCTCCGGGCTCTGAAAATCCAGCGGCGTCCGCTCCACAGCCACCAGATGGCCGCTCTCATCCACCAGGCCGGCTTTCAGATTCGTCCCACCTACATCAATGCCAATATACAAGCCGTTTCCCTCCTGTTTACTCCATGCTGCCTCGATCCGCTCGCTGGTCCACCCGCCGTGCTAGTTCCTCCGCGGCGTTGTACCCCACCTTCCGGTGGCGGTTGTTCATCGCGGCCACCTCTACGATGCTGGCCAGATTCCGTCCTGGCCGCACAGGAATCGTAATGATGGGCACCTGAATCCCTAAAATCTCCGTAAAATGGTCCTCAATTCCCAGGCGGTCATAGATTTTCGTCTGATCCCAGGGCTCAAAATGAACCACCAAATCCAGCTGGGACTCCACCTTGATCGCCCGCAGGCCAAAGAGCTGCCGCACGTCAATCACGCCGATACCGCGCAGCTCGATGTAATGACGAATAATCTCCGGTGCAGTGCCGATGAGCTGATTGGAGATCAGCCGCAGTTCTACTGCATCGTCCGCTACCAGCCGGTGCCCCCGCATGATAAGTTCAATCGCGGACTCACTCTTGCCGATGCCGGAGTCTCCCGTGATCATCACTCCCTCACCGTAAATATCCAGCAGCACACCGTGCTGTGTGACGCAGGGTGCCAGCGTTCGGTTCAGATACTCAATGGTGTGGCTGGTAAATTCCACTGTGGTCTCCTGAGAGCGCAGCAGCGTTTTCTCGTGCTCCTTGGCACTGTCAATGCACTCCGGGCAGAAGTCCAAGCCCCGGCAAATCACCAGCGCCGGGATGTCATACAAAAATAAACTGTCAAAGCACTTCCGGCGCCTTTCTGGCGTCATGCTCTTAAGGTAGGTAGCCTCTGCCTTGCCGATCACCTGAAGGCGGCGGGGATCAAAGTAATCATAAAAATGGTGAAATTGAAGCCCTGGCCGGTTCACATCCATAATCGTCAGCTGAGCTGTGTCGAAATCGCTGCCCTGGTTGACCACCTCCAGACCAAACGTCTGGATGAACTTCGTGAGCTTTACTCCATTACACCGCATGTGCCTTCCTCGCCTTTCCTCCCCGGTCTTGTCAGCCGGGATTCATCTTGTGTATGTGCGCCGCTTTTATGTATTCATTATATATGAATCCAGGAGATTCCGCAACACTTTCCCTACAGGGAGCCCTCCCAAAAAACTTGAACTTTTTTGAAAATTCTTCTTGCTTTTTGAAAACATTTCTGTTAAGATATTAGCTGTGCCTGTAAAGGCCTTGAAGTACGCAGCAGCAAGGAGGTGCAACGGATGGCTAAATGCGAGTTCTGCGACAAGGGCGTTACCTTCGGCATTCAGGTCTCTCACTCCCATCGGCGCTCTAATCGCGCTTGGAAGCCCAATGTGAAGCGTGTGAAGGCAATCGTCGACGGCAGCCCCCGCCATGTGTATGTTTGTACCCGGTGTATGCGTTCCGGCAAGGTCACAAGAGCGATCTGATGTACAAACAGCGATCCCGGACTTTTTGTCCGGGATTTTCTTTATCTGCTGGAGGCCATATGATGTTCTGTCCCTGTCAAAACCAAAAGTGCCGTTGTCACCCCATCCATCATGATCAGGGGTGTTCCCTGTGTATTGAAAAGGAACTGCGTAAGCGGGAAATTCCCAGCTGTTTTTGGGATTTTGTGATCAAACCCGGTGAAACCGTGGAGGATTGCTCTATAGAGGCCTTTGCCAGGCGGGTTCTGGAAACGCAACCACCGATACGGGAGCCAGCAGGCCGCCTTGCCTCTTCAGACTGATCGTGAGCAGCGATCCGGCAAAAAGGCGTCCCTATCCTTGGGCGGCTTCGAATCACGCAACAGCCGTCGCCGCATTGATAGAAAGTCAAAAAACCGGGAGAGCAAAGCTCTCCCGGTTTTCTTATGGGTACTTACAGCCAGGCGGTTTCCAACAGTTCGTCCTTCTTGGCACGAGTCATCAGCTCGCTCACCACATCCCGGACATGTTTCCCCTCATAGAGCACCTCATATGTGCAGCGGCAGATCGGCATCTCCACACCCTCTCGTTCCGCCAGTTGATGGATGCTCTCGGCCGCATAATAGCCCTCGACCACAGCGCCTACCTCCTCCATAGCCTCCTGGACGGCCTTTCCCTGGCCGATCAGAATGCCGGCCCGGTTGTTCCGGGAGTGCATAGAGGTACAGGTCACAATCAAGTCACCCATACCGGCAAGTCCGCCAAAGGTGCGCCGGGTACCGCCCAGCTGCTCTCCCAAGCGGGTCAGCTCCGCCATGGCCCGGGTCATCAACAGCGCCTTGGTGTTATCCTGAAACCCCAGGCCTGCGCAGATGCCGCAGCTGAGGGCCACCACATTTTTCATCGCCGCCGCCAGCTCCACGCCCACGATGTCATAACTGGTGTAGACTCGGAAGTAATCGTTCATAAAGGCATCCTGGACAAATCGCGCAGCCGTGCGGTCTGGACAGGCCGCCACGCAGCCCGTGGGCATCTGGATAGCCACTTCTTCTGCATGCGAAGGCCCCGAAAGCGATACTACTTGACAGACATTATGGGTCTCTTGACGCAAAATTTCACTCATGCGCAGGTTTGTGTCCCGCTCAATGCCCTTGGAGACAGAGACCAGGACGCTCTCCGGCCGGAGATAGGGGGCGATCTTCCGCCCAGTCTCCCGCACAGCAAAGGAAGGTGCCGCGCATACCACCATGTCCGCCTCCTCCAGACAGTTGAGGTCGCCGGTGATCTGCAATTCTTCCGGCAATCGCACGCCTTTGAGCAGAGGGTTCTCCCGCTCCGCCGCCATCTGTGCCGCCTTGTCGGGATGATGAGACCACAACCAGGTCTCATGCCCGTTGTCCCGAAGAACCATGCTCAATGCCGTACCCCAGCCGCCGCTGCCCAATACCACCGCCTTCATGACTGGCCCTCCTTTTTTCGATGAAAACTAAATTTACTCTCACTGCCGTTCAGCAACCGCTGGATATTGGTCCGGTGTTTCCAGAGAATCAGTCCACCGATCACAATGGACAGCAAGGTAATCACCAGGTCCTGATAGACAAACCAAGTGGCAAAGGGAAAACTGGCCCCGGCCCAGCAGGAGCCCAGGGAGACATACCGCGTCAAGATCGTAAGGATCAGGAAGCCTCCCCAGACCACCAGAGCGATCCTCCAGTCGATCATAATAGCAATAGTGCCTCCAGAGAGGATGCCCTTCCCCCCCTTGAAGTGAAACATACAGGGGAACATGTGGCCCAACAGGCAGAACAACGCCGCCCAATAATCAGCAAATACCCGCCAGAATGCCGTGGCATCCGCAGCAGAGAGGAAATCCGTATAGCCGGCGGTAAACAGCTCCCTGGCAACCAGGATGGCCACCACAGCCTTCAGCACATCGGTGAGGATCACCACGAATGTCAGCGGCCCGCCGAAGGTGCGGAAGAAGTTGGTGAGACCCGCATTGCCGCTGCCGTGTTTGCGCACATCGTTTCGGAGAATATATTTGGAGACAATCACCGCCCCATTGAAACAGCCGCAGAAATAGGCAATCACCGCTGTGAGGCCAATCAGCAGCGGGAGCGGAATCCCGGACAAGCCCAGCATCTCCTCACACCTCCCTGTCGCCCTTCTGACGAATGGAGAGCACGATGGGCGTCCCCTCCAGGCCAAAGGTATTACGAATGCAGTTTTCCAGATACCGCTGATAGGAGAAGTGGAACAGCCGCACGTCGTTGCAGAAGATCACAA
This genomic window from Pusillibacter faecalis contains:
- a CDS encoding DNA polymerase III subunit alpha — encoded protein: MSFVHLHVHTEYSLLDGACRIRDLPKIVKEMGQTACAVTDHGVMYGAIDFYRACQAEGIKPIIGCEVYVTPQGRSRFDKIHEFDAESRHLVLLCENEEGYRNLSYLVSAGWTEGFYIRPRIDLELLREHSAGLIALSACLAGEIPRRLRNGEYENAKQYALELAEIFGPERFYLELQDHGIQDQQAVNQGVLRIHQETGLPMVCTNDAHYLRKEDAEAHDVLLCIQTGKTLDDENRMRYEPRNFYLRSEAEMAALFHVYEGALENTQKIADMCHLEFTFGKYHLPEFQLPPGYDSFSYLKKLCDEGYQARYGGNDQYRGQLHYEQEMIEKMGFTDYFLIVSDFVRYAKSVDIPVGPGRGSAAGSMVSYCLGITDIDPMKYSLYFERFLNPERVSMPDIDMDFGDTRRDEVFEYVRRKYGDDHVAHIVTFGTMAARGVIRDVGRVMNIPYADVDVIAKQVPAGPGALHITLDDALRLSKPLSDAYDTDPQVRRLIDTAKALEGMPRHASTHAAGVVITKNPVVEYVPLSKNDDTVVCQYVMTTLEELGLLKMDFLGLRNLTVLDDAVKMVQERQPDFSLKDIPEDDRDTFEMISAGKTSGVFQMESTGMTGVCVGLKPQNIEDITAIIALYRPGPMDSIPRFIACKHNSSLIRYRHPSLEPILSVTYGCIVYQEQVIQIFQQLGGYSLGQADMVRRAISKKKAAQIQREKDAFIHGDRERKIAGCVANGIPEATAEAIYQEIYDFANYAFNKAHAVAYAVVAYQTAYFKCHFTKEYMAALLTSVLDNSDKVAGYINECKECGIDLLPPDINRSADRFTVEEGGIRFGLVAIKNIGRGFIQAVMRQREERPFASLNDFCQRMQGSDMNKRAVENLIRSGAFDSLGGRRSQLIQVYEKVMDSVAAVRRDNVEGQMDFFSMAAGTQSSAEKETPLPDIPEFSVQELMLMEKATTGLYLSGHPMDQYRDAVHKLGAPTIGSILEDFSQEGGPTRFADGQRITICGVVSSSKTKTTKNNSLMAYVMVEDDTAAIELLCFSKVLDTCGAYLKENQAVVVRGKLSVRDEKSPQIMCDSAYLLSTVSGSIPPIQEAGEKLVQGETLFLKFPSLDHPSMRHMKLVFSMFPGTSQVKMVMADTRKVFATQVLLHRALIQEARETLGEENVVVK
- a CDS encoding DUF3788 domain-containing protein, encoding MTEWVTLYPQTSEPLREEVDLYVASPLWMELRAYLEKELHAASRVEYSRCGMEPGWNVKFKQGGRSLCTVYMRRGYVTAMVSIGAREENAAQLVLLACTAYTREVYQHTAASRMGRWLMLDVTSPEVLADVKALVNLRAKKVSNQT
- a CDS encoding C-GCAxxG-C-C family protein — protein: MEEKCLSRCAAAYQYHQDGFNCAQSVVGAFQDLLGMDEKQAMAMAGGFGGGVGGSHAELCGAVSGGVLVLGLLTPHTDSADKEGKRRIYAVAKEFRSRFEAVFGLTRCGELLKARPGVTERNSASACLGVTAHCDNMIVTAVELVEQMLAEERE
- the whiA gene encoding DNA-binding protein WhiA encodes the protein MSFSFDTKNELCRLPVQKLCCARAEAYGILLYCNTFSSSEVRIITENPNFAARLPKLFQRAFNVQFDRLPEPEAAGKMVFQITDSRKLDHIINLLGYDPRQNLVLHINFGLLEEECCRASFLRGAFFAGGSLTDPLKRYHLELNTSHLQASRELEVLLRECGYPPKGLSRNGSFITYFKQSDQIEDFLTLIGAPVAAMHLMSAKLEKDLRNSVNRRLNCDSANLDKAVEAAQEQLEAIRRLRSADLLDKLPDKLKKTAALRLEYPELSLSELAAAFDPPVTKSCLNHRLRKIQELAKTL
- a CDS encoding gluconeogenesis factor YvcK family protein, which encodes MNQLYHTPREQGPRIVAIGGGHGLSNMLRGLKRYTENLSAIVTVADDGGGSGMLRQDLGMPPPGDLRSCMEALANTEPLMRELMHYRFTEGSLAGQSFGNLFLAALNGISPSFDAAVARMSEVLAITGRVLPVTTADVQLKAFFENGASVVGESKIFYCKKREDCRITRVRLVPEHPRALPEALTAIRDADVLLLGPGSLYTSIIPNLLVDGIVQAIQASHALKIYVCNVMTQEGETEGYTVSDHIQALFQHAAPGLFQVCLANSSPIPREVAARYASEGAEPLQCDVRTCAALGVEVVRRPMAVVEDGYVRHHPDALARELILLHAERSVRIAGSGARDRADAYRMEHQK